Proteins encoded in a region of the Armatimonadota bacterium genome:
- a CDS encoding DEAD/DEAH box helicase family protein, which produces MNTPTIGAPWVGAPWTPRAWQREALPIIIDALKRRQRGIVSAVMGAGKSLCQIELVAQALQKAGHRAIILTVPRQALVRQLAATAAKRLGDDTVGVFYGSKKQPGRPVIVCCNASLPALWAELRSYPKGVALMIYDEAHGTQGQVLRDTIPQINPAALVGFTATPFRSVPSETIEIFDSVIYRYTMTDAMRDGVLVPMRHERVRGEAAGTIDEVCLAMMQEHGAGPGIVSATSIDDADAYAAWLTDHGFPAASIHSGHSEGDRVARLEDLRAGRVRALVHVSLLAEGVDFPWLRWLCLRRNVQARVRFLQEIGRVLRVDNDPDPRFGAKVEGVVLDPHLLLGRHGLVTVEAIGQALEEAADEEAKEGRKQRGDREPTEPEVVALDVLRAYLAEVMAGLEDAGILDPSMARGGWALADVSLKQVEAIKGASKLTRHVPEEHRKAIKTLAGVPYALTRGDAADLLDVLYGGARWARPQIDTERGIYPNQIQWDASAVKVAAPGHDELLAAGRGGRKSAPKDAT; this is translated from the coding sequence ATGAATACGCCGACTATCGGTGCGCCCTGGGTGGGCGCGCCTTGGACCCCGCGCGCCTGGCAACGAGAGGCGCTGCCCATCATCATCGATGCGCTCAAGCGCCGGCAGCGGGGGATCGTCTCCGCAGTCATGGGCGCCGGGAAGAGCTTGTGCCAGATCGAGCTGGTGGCGCAGGCGCTGCAAAAGGCGGGGCACCGGGCGATCATCCTGACCGTCCCGCGCCAGGCCCTCGTGCGCCAGCTTGCCGCCACGGCAGCAAAGCGGCTGGGCGATGACACCGTGGGGGTGTTCTACGGGTCGAAGAAGCAGCCCGGCCGCCCCGTGATCGTGTGCTGCAACGCCTCGCTCCCGGCGCTTTGGGCGGAACTGCGGAGCTACCCGAAAGGGGTCGCCCTGATGATCTACGACGAGGCCCACGGCACCCAGGGCCAGGTCTTGCGAGACACCATCCCGCAGATCAACCCCGCCGCGCTGGTCGGCTTCACGGCCACCCCGTTCCGGTCGGTGCCCAGCGAGACGATCGAGATCTTCGACTCGGTGATCTACCGCTACACCATGACAGACGCGATGCGGGACGGCGTGCTGGTCCCGATGCGCCATGAGCGGGTGAGGGGCGAGGCCGCCGGGACGATTGATGAGGTGTGCCTCGCCATGATGCAGGAGCACGGCGCCGGGCCGGGCATCGTGTCGGCTACCTCGATTGACGACGCCGATGCCTATGCGGCGTGGCTCACCGATCACGGGTTCCCCGCCGCGTCCATCCACAGCGGCCACAGCGAGGGCGACCGCGTTGCCCGCCTGGAGGACCTGCGGGCTGGGCGGGTGCGCGCCCTGGTGCATGTCTCGCTGCTGGCTGAGGGCGTGGACTTCCCGTGGCTCCGGTGGCTCTGCCTTCGCCGCAACGTCCAGGCCCGCGTGCGGTTCTTGCAGGAGATCGGGCGGGTGCTGCGGGTGGACAACGACCCCGACCCCCGATTCGGCGCGAAGGTCGAAGGTGTGGTCCTCGACCCCCATCTACTTCTTGGGCGTCACGGCCTGGTGACGGTGGAGGCCATCGGGCAGGCGCTCGAAGAGGCCGCCGACGAAGAGGCGAAGGAGGGGCGGAAGCAACGGGGCGACCGCGAGCCCACCGAACCCGAAGTGGTCGCCCTTGACGTGCTCCGCGCCTATCTGGCTGAGGTGATGGCAGGGCTCGAAGATGCCGGGATCTTGGATCCGTCCATGGCGCGCGGCGGGTGGGCGCTCGCTGACGTGTCGCTCAAGCAGGTCGAGGCGATCAAGGGGGCCAGCAAGCTCACCCGCCACGTCCCCGAAGAACACCGCAAGGCCATCAAGACCCTGGCGGGCGTCCCCTACGCCCTGACCCGCGGCGATGCGGCTGACCTTCTCGATGTGCTCTATGGGGGTGCGCGGTGGGCGAGGCCGCAGATCGACACAGAGCGGGGCATCTACCCGAACCAGATTCAGTGGGACGCCAGCGCGGTCAAGGTGGCCGCGCCGGGGCATGACGAACTTCTCGCTGCTGGCAGGGGTGGGCGCAAGAGCGCGCCAAA